AGGCAATTCTACGATCTTTATTACTTGAAGATTTACCGTTTCATCTACTATTTCCTGCAAAATTCATACGATTGTGAATCGGTGGTATCGGATGTATTTTGTCTCGTATGGGAGAAACGTCACTTACTGGAAAATGTGGAGAATATGGATGCTTATATATACCAGATCAGCAGAAACGAATCATTTCATTATCTAAAAAAGAAAAACAGCGAACAGTGTATATCTATTGATGAGGCATTCGCGGATATTCCTTTGACTGCAGATTCAGTAGTAGATACAATGACTGAACATGAAATGATGCAAGTCTATCGGTTTGCTGTAAATAAGTTACCGGAACGATGCAGAAATGTCTTTCTGATGGTACGCGAACAAAAACTCTCTCATAAAGAAGTTTCCGAAATTATGGGAATCACTCCGGGCACTATTGAGGTTCAGATGAACATAGCCATAAAGAAAATAACCACCGTAGTGAAGGCTTACTATCCAAAACTGATGGCTACCGAATACAAATAAAAAAACGCTGTATCAATCATAAAAAGGGACTATGTCAAAAATACACCTTCTACTCATAATGATAGCTTTGCTTCCGTCAGTTTCCGGCTATGCCAAAAATAAACAATTGGAAAAAGATGCCGTTCCGTTTTTCGGCGCACAAATATTCATTGAACCTGGACAGACACAACCCCAGATAGAAAGCTGGTTCAAAACACTAAGTGAAAATGGCATGACCGTATGCCGTATCCGAATGTTTGAATCGTATATGTTACAACCTGACGGCAATTGGGACTTTACACTTTTCGACTATGCTTTTCGGGCTGCTGACAAACATGGTATAAAAGTGTATGCTACCTTCTTCCCCGCTACAGAAAAGACAGACATTGGAGGATGGAAATTTCCGAAAGATGAAGAGCAGAAAAACGCCTTTTCTCAATATATCAAAGCTTTAGTTACACATTACAAAGATTTCTCCTCACTTTGTGGTTGGGTAATCATTAACGAACCGGGCACAGATGGTCATTATCCACAAACGGATTTTTTTCAAAGCGCACGTATGCAATGGAACGAGACTCATCCTATAAGGGATTTTAAAGAAAATGGATTTCCCATTCTGATGACAAACCGCGATAAAGAGTTTCTCAACGAATTTACTACCGAATTTCTGAGCTGGATAGCCGGAGAAATAAGGAAATACGACACGTCACATGACATTCATGTCAATCCGGCGGCTGTCTTCTCCAATTATGGAGAGTACGACTTTCCCTCTTGGCGTCATTTCCTTACCAGTCTTGGCGGGTCAGCACACCCGTCGTGGCATTTTGGATATTTCACCCGTCAACAATACTCTTTGGCAATGCTTGCTCTTGCCGAGATTCTTCGTTCCGGCGCAGGAGATATGCCGTGGTTCATGACAGAAATACAAGGTGGCAACAATACCTACAGCGGTGGTAATGCCATGTGCCCCACTTCTGAAGAAATAGCTCAATGGCTATGGATTGTTCTGGGTTGTGAAGGTAAAGGTGGAATCTTTTGGATGCTTAATCCGCGTAGTTCAGGCATAGAAGCCGGTGAATGGGCGATGATCGACTTTCAAGGAAAGCCTTCCGAAAGACTGACATCCGCAAAAGAAGTGGCAAAAGTAGTAAGCAGCTACACTGATATTTTCCGTAATCCCCGCATTATATCATCGGGCATAGACATCATCTATATAAAAGAAAGCTTATGGGCAGAGAATCTGATGGGAAAAAGCAGTGACCGATATCAAGGACGCAATCATGGAGCAGTGATAAAATCTTCCATTGCCTGCTTCAAGGCACTGACGGAAAGAGGGCTGAATGTAGGCCTGAAAGAGATTAACGAATATGATTTCTCTCAAGCCGACTACACGGGACGCTCCATTGTCATCTCCAATCAGATTTCTATCCCTACCGGCTATCAGAAGAATCTGGAAACATTTGTTTCCCGTGGTGGTACCCTCTTGGTAGAAGGACTGAGCGCTTTCTTTGATGAAGACTTGCACAATACCATGAATACAGGATTCACCTTTGAACGGCTGTTTGGCAGTAATATCTCGGAATTTATCTTGAAAGATGATTTATTCACAATAAACACAGGCAAACATAAACTACCTGTCCACCTCTGGCAAGGTAAAATAGCGGATAAGACAGCTCCTGTATCGGAACATTCTTTTGGCAAGGGACGCGTTATCTGGTTTCCTTCCAATATCGCTTTGGGGGCTTGGGTATCAGACAATTTCAAACCATTGTCTGACTATCTGTATGAAACACTTCCGAAATCAGCCAAAGCCCTATCGTTTGACAGACATCATGAAAATGTATTGCTGAGAACATTGGAAACAGACAAGGGAAAACTGCTTATCTGCGTAAACAAGTCTGAAGAGAAGGAAATCATCACGCTGAATAATCTGAACGTAATCGCCAAGTTAATTCCCATATACGCCAGTCCTGATTGTTCCGTAACTGGTAATAAAATAACGATGCACCCTGACGGCATATTAGTAATGATATTATAAAAACTGATTAATATATGAAAAAGGTATTCATAAAAAAGACTCTGGTATTCAGCCTCTTGCTGCTTTTTGCAATGGCAGGACAAGCACAATCTGCAGAAACCTCCGCCAAACAGTCAAAAACACCCCATAAAACGAAGGGCAACCCAATCACCCCGACCTACAAACGTGCAGACGCTCCGATAGATACCCGTATTTCCGACTTATTGTCACGCATGACACTGGAAGAGAAAATTTTGCAACTAAGCCAGTATATCACTGGTTTAAACGATAATGTGAACAACATCGGAAAGCAGGAGGATGAATATCCCAACAACGTAGGTTCCTATATTTATTTTAGCGACAACGCCAAACTGCGCAACGAACTACAACGTCGGGCTGTAAATGAAACCCGTCTTGGAATACCTATCCTTTTCGGTTTCGACGTGATACATGGTTTTCGTACCATCTATCCCATACCTTTGGCTCAAGGATGCAGTTGGAACACAGAACTCATTTCACAGTCTTGCGCCATGTCAGCCCGTGAAGCCCGTATGTCCGGTACAGACTGGACTTTTTCTCCGATGATTGATGTTGCACGTGACGGACGCTGGGGACGCGTAGCCGAAGGATATGGAGAAGATCCTTATACGAATGCGGTAATGGGAGCTGCCGCCGTGCATGGCTATCAAGGAAGGTCTCTGAACAATACCTCTAATGTAGCAGCTTGCCTAAAGCATTTTGTAGGCTATGGAATGTCCGAAGGCGGACGTGATTATACAGCCACTAATGTCTCCCGCCAGTCATTGTGGGACACCTACCTGCCACCTTACGAAATGTGCATCAAAGCCGGAGCCGCCACCGTGATGAGTGCATTCAATGATATTAACGGAGTGCCTGCTACAGCCAATCACTATACGTTGACCGAAGTGCTTAAAAAACGCTGGAACTTTGACGGTTTTGTCGTTAGCGACTGGAATGCCGTAGAGCAACTGATACCACAAGGCGTAGCGGCAAACCGCAAAGAAGCCGCTTCAAAAGCATTTTCAGCAGGATTGGACATGGATATGAAGGACGGATGCTATCAA
The Bacteroides luhongzhouii DNA segment above includes these coding regions:
- a CDS encoding RNA polymerase sigma factor; the encoded protein is MKTDIKAIVASVVSGNQYAFRQFYDLYYLKIYRFIYYFLQNSYDCESVVSDVFCLVWEKRHLLENVENMDAYIYQISRNESFHYLKKKNSEQCISIDEAFADIPLTADSVVDTMTEHEMMQVYRFAVNKLPERCRNVFLMVREQKLSHKEVSEIMGITPGTIEVQMNIAIKKITTVVKAYYPKLMATEYK